The following is a genomic window from Armatimonadota bacterium.
AAGCCGAAGCCGCTCGCGCCCCGGCTGCGTGCCGCGTATTCCCCCGCCGCCGCCACCTCGATCTCTGAAACGCCCGCCGCGATCGCCGCTTTCATCGCATCGTAGCAGCAGTCCGCGAGTGCGAACGCCTCCCGGATTCGCTCCCGTTCCCATGCAGACTTGACATACCGGAGTGCGACGAACTCGTCGGTGATGTCAACCAGTTCGACGTTCGCGAAACCTTCGACGATCTGGCGGTAACAATCCGCCGGCATGCGCCCCGCGCCCACCACACCAACCCGGTTGATCTTCCCCAGCCTGGATTGCAGCTCCGCAAAGAGAGCGCGGAAATCCGTGATCTGGGCGTTGGGATACTCCTCGTCGGGCACCATGAACACCGGGAAATTGCGGGTCTCGGGGATCGCGCTGTCGAGTTTGGCGAACGGTTCGCTCTCGGGGCCGCCCAGGATCATGGGTTCGCCGACCGCCGTAACGAGCACCGCGCCGCTCTCGAACTGAGGGCACCAGCCGGTGAGATACCAGCCGTTGCCGATGTTGAACTCGTCGTAGTAGACAAGAGCCGCCTGCAGGCTCTTGGCGCTCATGATCTCTCTCACTCGGCCGAGGCGAACGTCTCTCTCCTGCTTTGACAAGTAGCCCATGTGGCCTGGCCTCCGTTTCTCACACGCGCTGGCGAGATTCCGCTTCGCGCCGGCCGCTGTCGTTCCGACGCGCATCTGACCCAGCTCGGCGGCTGCAGGATCGATTAGATCAAATAGGTGTCCGGAACGGAGTCAAGCAGGGCCACCGCGCTATCCCAGACGCGCGTGAGGCCCCGCAGCATTCCGACGCCGGTTCACCGCGCGACATGGATTGGTGTGCCGGGTTGGGGATCGCGCGGGCGGCTTCCGCGGTCTATTGTTCGACGATCGTCTCGTCCACCGCGGTACCGAAATGCCGGCCGCCCTTCTCCAGGTGCGCCAGCACCTGATCGCCGACCTGCAGCTCCGCCACCGAGACCGCCTCGCCCTCGGGCGTGGTCAGCCTGATCGTCTCCGCGTTCTGGAGCACGAGCGAAATCGTCTCGCCCGCCGCTTCGGCCTCGACCAACAGCAGCGGCCGGCGCTCGATCTTGTTTCGTCCGACATAGGCGACCGAGGTCTCCCCAGTGGCACGGACGAGCAGCACCTCGTCCCCCGCCTTCAGTTCGCTGAGATACCTGGTTGCACCGTCCGGCAGGTAGACATAGGCGTGAATCGCCCCCGCGTTTACGCGAAACGGGCGCGCCGCAACGTAGGGCGTCTCCAGGCTCTCGGAATGCACCAGCAGGAACCCGCGCCCGCTGTTGCCGACGAGCATCCCTTCGCCGCGCCCCATTTGGGTGCACGTATCAACGCACGAGCGATCACCCATGCCCAGCGGCCGTACCGACGTCACCGTCGCCGCGACGAGTTCGACCGTGGGGGATATGGAATGTACCAACTCGACCGTCTCTCGGATCGCCTCGGCGGAGCGCGATTCGAGTACCACCCCGTCCACGCCCTTCTCCAGCACCGCGATGACGAGCCGCGCTTCCGGGGCGCTGCCGATCTCCGCCATCAGATTGCCGCGTCGCGCGATCAGGTTCTCCAGGGGGATCACCGTCCAGTCGCTCGTCTTGAGCACCACGGTCTTGTCGAGGTGCGTCGCGGCGGCGGCCTCCTCATCGGCCTTGTCGCGAATCTCCATCCAGAAGACATCCGTGCCCGGAACGATATCGCCGTCCGGCGCTACCGTGGGCAGTGCCCCCAGCGCTTTCATCTTCGGGGTGTCACCGGCCGCGAGGACGACCGCGTCCGCCCCGCTCTCGAGCGCCGCGCCTGCAAGCGCCTCGTCCCACGGATCGATCTTGACCCAGATGTGTTTCATCGGCGCGATTCCAGATACTTCTTGCTTTCCGCGGCCGTCGCCCCTTCATGCACTATCATGCTGATCGCGCGCACCATGCCCTCCGGATCGCGATGCTGAAAGGCGTTGCGCCCGATCGAAACGCCTCCCGCGCCCTCGACTTGGAGCGCGCCGGCGACCATTTGCAGCAGTTCTTCGTCGCTCCCCATCTTCTCGCCGCCGGCGATGACCACCGGCACCGGGCAGCCCTCCACTACTTCTCGGAAGGCATCGGGGGTGCCCGGGTAGTTGACCTTCACGATGTCCGCGCCCAACTCCGCGCCCACCCGGGCAGCGTGCTTGATGTGCGCGACGTCGTACTCGCTCTTGATCTTTGCCCCGCGGGTGTAAACCATCGCCACGAGCGGCATGCCCCACGTCATGCACGTGCCGGAGATCTCGCCGAAGTTCGCCAGCATTTCCGAGTCCGTGGCGGCGCCCAGGTTGACATGGATCGAGACCGCATCGGCGCCGAGCTTGATCGCCTCCTCCACGGTGCACACCTGCACTTTGGCGTGAGGGTCGGGGCTGAGCGTGGTGCCGGCCGAGAGGTGCACGATGAGCCCGACGTCCCGTCCGCCGCCGCGATGGCCCGCCGTCACCATCCCTTTGTGCATGAGAATGGCGTTGGCCCCCCCATTGACGATCTTGGTGACGGTATCGCGCATGTCTTCCAGCCCGGGGATCGGTCCGACCGTCGTGCCGTGGTCCATCGGGACGATGACCGTGCGCTGGGTATCGCGGTTGATGATTCGTTCGATCCGGATTTGCTTACCGATCATGGTGACGCCCTCCTCGGCGCCCCTATTCTCCATCAACAGCCCGATTCATGCAAGCGCATGCGGTCGCGAATCGCGCTCGTCGCGGCGGCCAAGGGGCGATGACACCGGGTGCCAGAGGGCATTGGGACGTCAGTAGAAAGGCCTGCCCGCCAATGCACCCGATGTCCGGTACTCAGGGAATTCGGTGGCCGGTGCGTTGTGGATTGACGGTCGGGTGGAGGAACGTCTCCATCCTCGGGACTGACGGGGCATCGCGTGCGCAGCCACGGCCTACGCGCCATTGACCTGGGTGTTCTCGCGACCAAAACGGCTTAGGCGGCTTCGAGGATGCGGCCCCGCGCCCTCAACGAGCGGCGACATCGAGGTGCGAGGGAGCACGGCATTCGCAGCCCTCGCGCTCTGCCCGATCCTGCGAATGCGTCAAGCACCCGGCATCGGCAGTCATCGCGGGCGCTCCGCACGATGTACGCGCCACAGCGCAATGGCTACAGCGACCCCCATCAGCCCATCACCGCAGCCCAGAACCGCGACCAGACGCGGGGCATCGAGCCACACGACGCTCGCCCGCAGGAACAAGAATGCGCTGACCTTTGAGCCGATGACTAACCAGACAAACGGTCTGAAGCGGAGTGCGGCGACGTACGCGACGCCGAGTATCAGGAGAAACAGACCCGCCTGGCTGGGCCAAAACCGCGGCCCGGCGAACTCCCATCCGACAAGCCCGAGTGTCGTCAGTGGGAAGAGGAGCAGGCACACCCCGAGCACGACACTGTGGAGGGCAACGAGGACGACGAGGCCGTCGAGCACCGCATGCGACAAGCGTCGGACTACTGCATGTTGCGCGTTGACGGGGACGTGGCCTCGTTGTCTCGTCATGCGCCTGCACCATGCATGGCAATCAGTTCCTCGCCTAACCTCGGCCGAGCAGCGCCAGCGCGGTCACGAGATAGGCAGCAGTCAGTAAGGCTAACGGCGTCCATGCGACAAGGGCCATCGCCAACTTCCCCGCCGCGCGTTGGCGGCACAGTCGCCACAGGGCCCACAGCGACATGAGACCGCCGACGGTAACCGCCGATCCCTGCACGAGCCGCAACAGCGATAGTCCGAACACCTCGACCTCGGTCATACCCACGCGCAGCGAGATCTCATCCAGCCACGGCGTGGACTGAACGTGGAACGCAAACAGAGCGGCTGCTGCCGCCGGCGCGAACGCATAGACGAGCCGCGCGACCCACGAGAGCGTGGTGCCGCTTTCGGTCCGGTCACGGGGTCGCAGTAGGCGCAGCAGGATGACGCCTGCTGCGACGACCGCGAGAGCGCCGGCCGTGAACCACCACTTGTTAAGCGGCGCATGCAGACTTCCCGACGGCAGTGCCGCCAGCACCAAGGCCATCAGGCCCACGACCACTGCGAGCGGCGCCAGGTCGGCGCCGACCGAATTCGACCGCCAGATGTCTCGCACCGGCAGTTGCAGCACAAGTCGCGGGGAACGCGTGGGGCACGCTCGCAGGCATTCAAAACACAGCTTGCAGTGTTGCCCGCTGGTGAGAAACATGGCGTGGTTGAACATTGGGCAGCCTTGAGCGTGCTCCGTGCCCTTGTAGCATTCATGGCCGGTACATGACGCCTGGCACACCTCCTTGCGCGCCTGCAGCCGCAGGGCGGAGGCGACGCTCAACACGCCACCCATCGCGCCGAGAGGGCACAGATAGCGGCACCACGCATGGCGCTGATAGAGCCAGCCCACGGCTGCGGCAATCGCCGCGAGGCCCAACAACAGCAAAGCCGTGTATCGCGGATTGCCGATCATGCCGGTGACGTGTTCGACCCAGATGATGCCCACGAAGCCCGCCAGCGCCAGAGCCGGGCCGATCCGCTTCAGACGGTCCGGCGCTGACAGCCCCCGGCCCGCGGCGCGCTGGACGACTTCCGAGCCGCTGCTGAGGGGGCAAACCGCACACCAGACACGCCCGAGGAGCACGGAAGCGATGACCAGTACCGGCCACCAGACTCCCCAGACCATCAGATTGGCGAACCGGCCGAGCGCGGACGCTGGGGCAACGAAGCAGGCCGCTATGATCCCCGCAAACGCCGCCGCGACCAATGCCTTGAGGCCGACCATGAAACGTTTGTCGAGGAACAACTGCTCCACGCGCGGCCAGCGCAGGAGGTCAATCTGAAGGGCGTCCGCTCCCGTGCCCGAGCCGAAGAAGAGATGCTCGGAGTGGACGACGTCGCCCTCCGCCAGAGCGGCAGCGAGATTGATCACCTGCCTCAGTTCCTCGACGTTCTCGAAGCGGAAGTCGTAGGTCTGAAGCTCGCGCACTGCGCTTTCGCCGAGTTGCTTAGGCGGAGAACCGTTGAGCTGACCCGCCCGTTCCAGGAAATGCTCGGCGAGTGGAACGATGTCGCGCCGACGCTCGCGGAGAGGCCGAAGATCGATCACCTGCACGCGGGTGAGCGCCTCGAACAGCGGGCCGCGCTGGCCTTCCTCTGCACCCGAGCCCGCGCCAGGCCTGTCGGCGGTCGCGATTAGTCTCACATCCACCCGGTCGTCCGCGGACGATTCTTGCTGGGTGCGCAGGAAGGTCGCCACATCCGCCTGTACCTCAGCAGACAGGGAATCAACGTTGGCGAGGATCAGCGTCCCGCGGTCGGCAGCCTGCAGGTAGCCGAGGCTGTCAGCAAAGCGGCTCACGAAATCAGGCGACGCGTCGCCGAACAACTGACTCCGCGCCTCCTCCGGGGACAGCTCCCGGCAGTCCACCACGAGAACCGCCTCATCCCGTCGCGCGCTGGTCGAGTGCACCTGCAAAGCCAGGGCTCTCTTCCCGACCCCCTTCTCACCGGTGATGAGCAGAGGCAGATCGGAGCCGCTCGCCTCCGCCAGGGCTGCGGTCATCTTCGCACCGAAGCTTGGGATGTCGCGCTTGAACGGAGAACTGGGGCGGAAGCTGACGAGTTTGCTCAGGGTCGCTTGTCGCTGCTGCTGCGCCGCAAGTTGCTCATTCGTCCGCTTGAGGCGGAACGCCAGCTCCCCGGCCAGGTGTTCGAGCAGGTCCGGGTTCCGCCGCACGAGTTGATCGAACTCCTCGGCGGTCGGCGCATAGAGCACGCTTGCCTCGCACGCGACCACGTCCGCCGACACAGGCATCCCGGCGAGGATGGACATCTCACCGAAATGACTGCCCGGCCCCAGCCTGGCGACGGGCAGGCGGAGCCCCATGCCGGAGGTGACGACGACGTCGAGGGCACCCGACTCGACGAAGTAGAAACGTCGCCCCGGGTCGCCTTGGCGAACGACGGTTTCGCCGGCTTCTACCCGGACTGGCGCGACTGCTCCGCGCAGTGACGCCGCCAGGAGAGCCGCCCCTCGTTGCGCTGTCTCTTCCTCGTTCGCGCGTTCCACTAGCGTTCCTTTGGAATCCGGATCGCGTTACTCGTCCGCTGCTCGGTTGGGATTATTTCGCCGGTCGGCCGCCATTGGCCTCGACCGCCGCGGAGCGGTCTCCATCCAGCCCCATATTGGCGAGGCGGCCGAGTTCCTCCCAGTCCGGCTCGTAGCCGGCGACCCCAAAGTCCACATCGGACAACGCGATGCATTGCCCGGTTTCGGGGTCGTCGTTGGTGATTACGACGGTCAGGTCGCCCGGCTCCGGGTAATCATAGAACACCATCCCGCCGGCCGGGCGTACTGCGCCACGACAGGCTCCAATCCGTTGAGCGTGACGTGCGCTGACGGCTGGGTGAATGGCGTTACATTCCTGGACTTGTAGATCTTGATGTACTGCGCCTCAGCCGTCACGGCCGGCGTGTAGGGTGGCCCACTTAGCGCCGTGTGCGAACTAGTGAAGCAGTTCTCTTTCTGTTACCCGCTCTCCTGCGCGTTTCCAACATAACCGTGCATTTCTTCTAGCAAGGTTAACGACCTCGATGCATTACGGTCGCCGACAGGCCAGGCGCTTGTTGCATCCTCGCGTACGGAAGCAGGCTGCCAGCGATCCAGGAAAAACCGCCGCAGCGCCTGACATCTGCCATTCCGAGCGTTATGTCAAGGCCGCTATGCCCATGGGATGAGTAGGCAATGTGCTGAAACTCTCAACGCGTTCTCGCTACGCCGTGCGGGCGAGGATCGGCCTCGCGCTGCATGAAGGCACAAGGCGGCTTCAGCTTCGCCTGGCCGCCATCGTCCAGGACGTCTCGCCGAAGTACCTCGAGCAACTGGCCGCGTGGCCTTGCGGCGGGCCGGCCTGCTCGAGGCCGAACGCGGACCGCTCGGGGGCTATCGGCTCGCCCAGCCTCCGTCGGGCATCGCCGCACGGGATATCGTGGAGGCGGTTGATGGCCCGGTCGACATCCTGGACTGCGTGCACGACCCGGCAGCCTGCGAGCGTGCAGCCGGTTGTGCGGCGCGTGACCTGTGGCAGCAGGTTGACGACGCGATCATCTCGGTGTTGGAAAAGACAACGCTTGCCGACCTTCGAGAACGACACCTCGTCGCCCAGGGGGCGACGGCGGTGTGCTACGAGATCTAGCTTTGCCGGTGCGAGTGCAGTTGGCGCCGGCGGCGCGCTGCGCAACCGCTCAGGGCTGATGGATGCAGTGGCGTGGGCCGTCGGATCCCCACCCTAGAAGAGATGTCGCGCGGATGGCAAACTGCCGTTCGACGCCCCACTTCCGGCTACCCCCATTCCTTTGCGGCCACCCACAATGTGGTCATCCACAATTGGCGCGCTGCTGGACGGTCGGTACACTGTGGTTATAAGAGGGGTAATCGGACACAGTGCGGCGGCGGTCGTCGGCCGGGACGACATGGAGAGGTGTCGTCCCAGCTTCGGCCCGGAGG
Proteins encoded in this region:
- a CDS encoding aminopeptidase P family protein, producing the protein MGYLSKQERDVRLGRVREIMSAKSLQAALVYYDEFNIGNGWYLTGWCPQFESGAVLVTAVGEPMILGGPESEPFAKLDSAIPETRNFPVFMVPDEEYPNAQITDFRALFAELQSRLGKINRVGVVGAGRMPADCYRQIVEGFANVELVDITDEFVALRYVKSAWERERIREAFALADCCYDAMKAAIAAGVSEIEVAAAGEYAARSRGASGFGFSAIVGSGKRSNAVVPTASSKQLEAGEMVMIGIAPKVAGYAGVVGDVLPVSGAYTASQKECVRHLREAFRLTKEQLVVGKRGKEIDAPARAYFAKHGFSQYLVCPFAHTIGLHEAESPFFGPNSNDMLEAGMTVCVDISFFGHPEFDGVRIETGYEITEQSAVPMSPRIDEMLRSDV
- a CDS encoding 3-dehydroquinate synthase II → MKHIWVKIDPWDEALAGAALESGADAVVLAAGDTPKMKALGALPTVAPDGDIVPGTDVFWMEIRDKADEEAAAATHLDKTVVLKTSDWTVIPLENLIARRGNLMAEIGSAPEARLVIAVLEKGVDGVVLESRSAEAIRETVELVHSISPTVELVAATVTSVRPLGMGDRSCVDTCTQMGRGEGMLVGNSGRGFLLVHSESLETPYVAARPFRVNAGAIHAYVYLPDGATRYLSELKAGDEVLLVRATGETSVAYVGRNKIERRPLLLVEAEAAGETISLVLQNAETIRLTTPEGEAVSVAELQVGDQVLAHLEKGGRHFGTAVDETIVEQ
- a CDS encoding class I fructose-bisphosphate aldolase family protein, whose amino-acid sequence is MIGKQIRIERIINRDTQRTVIVPMDHGTTVGPIPGLEDMRDTVTKIVNGGANAILMHKGMVTAGHRGGGRDVGLIVHLSAGTTLSPDPHAKVQVCTVEEAIKLGADAVSIHVNLGAATDSEMLANFGEISGTCMTWGMPLVAMVYTRGAKIKSEYDVAHIKHAARVGAELGADIVKVNYPGTPDAFREVVEGCPVPVVIAGGEKMGSDEELLQMVAGALQVEGAGGVSIGRNAFQHRDPEGMVRAISMIVHEGATAAESKKYLESRR
- a CDS encoding cyclic nucleotide-binding domain-containing protein, which produces MERANEEETAQRGAALLAASLRGAVAPVRVEAGETVVRQGDPGRRFYFVESGALDVVVTSGMGLRLPVARLGPGSHFGEMSILAGMPVSADVVACEASVLYAPTAEEFDQLVRRNPDLLEHLAGELAFRLKRTNEQLAAQQQRQATLSKLVSFRPSSPFKRDIPSFGAKMTAALAEASGSDLPLLITGEKGVGKRALALQVHSTSARRDEAVLVVDCRELSPEEARSQLFGDASPDFVSRFADSLGYLQAADRGTLILANVDSLSAEVQADVATFLRTQQESSADDRVDVRLIATADRPGAGSGAEEGQRGPLFEALTRVQVIDLRPLRERRRDIVPLAEHFLERAGQLNGSPPKQLGESAVRELQTYDFRFENVEELRQVINLAAALAEGDVVHSEHLFFGSGTGADALQIDLLRWPRVEQLFLDKRFMVGLKALVAAAFAGIIAACFVAPASALGRFANLMVWGVWWPVLVIASVLLGRVWCAVCPLSSGSEVVQRAAGRGLSAPDRLKRIGPALALAGFVGIIWVEHVTGMIGNPRYTALLLLGLAAIAAAVGWLYQRHAWCRYLCPLGAMGGVLSVASALRLQARKEVCQASCTGHECYKGTEHAQGCPMFNHAMFLTSGQHCKLCFECLRACPTRSPRLVLQLPVRDIWRSNSVGADLAPLAVVVGLMALVLAALPSGSLHAPLNKWWFTAGALAVVAAGVILLRLLRPRDRTESGTTLSWVARLVYAFAPAAAAALFAFHVQSTPWLDEISLRVGMTEVEVFGLSLLRLVQGSAVTVGGLMSLWALWRLCRQRAAGKLAMALVAWTPLALLTAAYLVTALALLGRG
- a CDS encoding Rrf2 family transcriptional regulator is translated as MALRRAGLLEAERGPLGGYRLAQPPSGIAARDIVEAVDGPVDILDCVHDPAACERAAGCAARDLWQQVDDAIISVLEKTTLADLRERHLVAQGATAVCYEI